One part of the Streptomyces sp. NBC_00286 genome encodes these proteins:
- a CDS encoding carbohydrate ABC transporter permease, translating to MGTTVTHAPAMEGLSKDSEPRHGPVKSPRPAELKRRGRRENLAGYLFMSPWIAGFLLLTAGPMVASLYFAFTDYNLFDSPKWIGLDNFSEMFGDPRWRHSVQVTIWYVIVGTPLKLLAALGVALLLAQKRRGQAFYRAAFYAPSLIGASVSIAIVWKAIFSDDAIVDRTQKIFGVNVGGWTGDPDMIIYSLVALTVWQFGAPMVIFLAGLKQVPRELHEAAEVDGAGKLRRFWNITLPMISPVLFFNVLLETIHSFQIFSSAYIVGGGAGGNSCGPADGSMVYTCYLYVQGFENSRMGLASAMAWMLLVAVALVTAVLFWSQKRWVHYEEGAS from the coding sequence ATGGGAACCACCGTGACACACGCCCCTGCGATGGAGGGCCTGTCCAAGGACTCCGAGCCGCGGCACGGTCCGGTGAAATCCCCGCGCCCCGCCGAACTCAAGCGGCGGGGCCGCCGGGAGAACCTGGCCGGCTATCTCTTCATGTCCCCCTGGATCGCCGGATTCCTGCTGCTCACAGCGGGCCCGATGGTCGCCTCGCTCTATTTCGCGTTCACCGACTACAACCTGTTCGACTCGCCCAAGTGGATCGGCCTCGACAACTTCTCCGAAATGTTCGGCGACCCGCGCTGGCGTCATTCGGTGCAGGTGACGATCTGGTACGTCATCGTCGGTACGCCGCTCAAACTGCTCGCCGCACTCGGTGTGGCCCTGCTCCTGGCCCAGAAGCGGCGCGGGCAGGCCTTCTACCGGGCCGCCTTCTACGCTCCGTCGCTGATCGGGGCGAGCGTTTCCATCGCCATCGTCTGGAAGGCGATCTTCTCGGACGACGCGATCGTCGATCGTACGCAGAAGATCTTCGGGGTGAACGTCGGTGGCTGGACCGGCGACCCGGACATGATCATCTACAGCCTGGTGGCGCTCACCGTCTGGCAGTTCGGCGCCCCCATGGTCATCTTTCTCGCCGGTCTCAAGCAGGTCCCGCGCGAGTTGCACGAAGCGGCCGAGGTCGACGGAGCGGGCAAACTGCGGCGGTTCTGGAACATCACGCTGCCGATGATCTCCCCGGTCCTCTTCTTCAACGTCCTTCTGGAGACGATCCACTCCTTCCAGATCTTCAGCTCCGCCTACATCGTCGGCGGCGGCGCCGGAGGCAACTCCTGCGGTCCTGCGGACGGTTCGATGGTTTATACCTGCTACCTCTACGTCCAGGGCTTCGAGAACAGCCGGATGGGTCTGGCCTCCGCCATGGCCTGGATGCTGCTGGTCGCGGTCGCCCTGGTGACGGCGGTGCTGTTCTGGTCCCAGAAGCGCTGGGTGCACTACGAGGAGGGCGCCTCATGA
- a CDS encoding carbohydrate ABC transporter permease, which yields MSAQATEITPTPGPPTQGRSTKAGNFKRRLPGALAWHIGSLAILAVILYPVVWVIGGSLKKSEDIVGSLDLFPTDPITSNYTRLTEGIADISISTFFYNSLFLAVGSVIGIVISCSLTAYAFAKIKFAGRNLMFTLMIGTLLLPYHVLLIPQYVLFRNMNMINTYTPLLLGKYLAIEAFFVFLMVQFMRNLPKELDEAARIDGCGHFRIYWSIVLPLCRPALITSAIFTFINSWNDFMGPLIYLNEPDKYTVSLGLKMFVDQEGLADYGGMIAMSLVALLPVLAFFMAFQRYLIDGMATSGLKG from the coding sequence ATGAGCGCGCAGGCCACAGAGATCACGCCGACGCCAGGTCCGCCGACCCAGGGCCGGTCGACGAAGGCGGGCAACTTCAAGCGCAGACTGCCCGGTGCGCTCGCCTGGCACATCGGGTCCCTGGCGATCCTCGCGGTCATTCTCTACCCGGTGGTCTGGGTCATCGGCGGCTCGCTCAAGAAGAGCGAGGACATCGTCGGCAGCCTGGACCTCTTCCCGACCGACCCGATCACGTCCAACTACACGCGACTGACCGAGGGCATCGCGGACATCTCGATCTCCACGTTCTTCTACAACTCGCTGTTTCTCGCAGTCGGTTCGGTGATCGGGATTGTGATCTCGTGCTCGCTGACCGCGTACGCCTTCGCGAAGATCAAGTTCGCGGGCCGCAATCTCATGTTCACGCTGATGATCGGCACGCTCCTGCTGCCGTATCACGTGCTGCTCATCCCGCAGTACGTGCTGTTCCGCAACATGAACATGATCAACACGTACACCCCGCTGCTGCTCGGCAAATACCTCGCCATCGAGGCCTTCTTCGTCTTCCTGATGGTGCAGTTCATGCGCAACCTGCCCAAGGAGCTCGACGAGGCGGCCCGTATCGACGGCTGCGGGCACTTCCGCATCTACTGGTCGATCGTGCTGCCGCTGTGCCGTCCGGCCCTGATCACCAGTGCGATCTTCACCTTCATCAACTCGTGGAACGACTTCATGGGCCCGCTGATCTACCTCAACGAGCCCGACAAGTACACGGTCTCGCTCGGCCTGAAGATGTTCGTCGACCAGGAGGGCCTTGCCGACTACGGCGGCATGATCGCCATGTCGCTGGTCGCCCTGCTGCCGGTGCTGGCCTTCTTCATGGCCTTCCAGCGCTACTTGATCGACGGCATGGCGACCTCGGGTCTGAAGGGCTGA